TGGTCGAACCTTCGGCGCGCCATAATCTATGCGCCGAACTTTTCTCTTTTTCTCCGCCAGCCCCGCCGCTGATCTGGGGAAACAGTTGCGAACGTGCCTGCATGGCGATATCGCGAGCCTGCATGAACGCTTCCGCTTCGGCCTGCAGATCCGGATTAAGCCGCGCGACCTGATCTTCCAAAGCGTTCAACTGCGGATCATTGAATACAGTCCACCAGTCTTTCCTCGGAGCCGCCTCGTCGGGACGACCGAAACGGAAGACTCCGCTGCCCTCCCAATTATCTGGATAGGCAAGCTTCACAGGATGATAGGTCGGTGCAAGATCGCAACCGCCCAGAAACACCACACCCGCCAACGCAGTCCAATTCGCAAATCTACGCCATGTACTCCGCAAAGCACACGAAGACACTGATACCCTGTTCATTTCCGATCCTCTGATGGAGCAGAACCCTCTTCGGGCATGGCACGTGCGTTGTCATTCGTGCCCTCGGCATGTGGTTGAGGCTGCACATTATACCCCAGCGTCGGGGGCACGATTCTAACCTTCTGCCCCTCCAGCAACCCTGCCGACGGATTGTCGATAATACGCTCGCCTTTATGCACGCCTGAAAGTACTTCAACCGCGTTCCCGAGATTATTCCCGACCGTCACCGAAACAAGATGGGCATAACCGCCGCTGTCCACGGTCGCAACCTGCGTTCCCTGCGCACGGAAAATCAGCGCGGATTCGGGAATAATCGCCAGGTCAGGATTCCCCGGTGCCTGCATGAACGCCGACGCGTACGAATTCGGCCACAGCAGCCGATCAGGATTATCAACCGTAAGCTCGGTCGTAACCGTGCGGGTCGACGCATTAAACGCCGCCGCCGTTGTCAGATATTTTGCCGTAAACTTCCTGCCCGGGAACTGCGGCACAGACAGACTAACCTTCAACTTCGGAGAAATCACACTAGCGTAATCTTGCGGCACGCTGACAAAAACACGCATGGCATGAACATCTGCCACACTGAACAGTTCAGCCGCCCCGCCCTGCGCCGTGACGTCGCCACGGCCCGCGTTGACATACGCACCAACGTTGACAAAGCGGTTCGTCACAATCCCGTCAAACGGGGCGACAATTTTCTTGAACCCTTCCAGCGCTTCGTATCGGTCGACGGCATGCCTGGCCGCATCTACCCGCGCTTCCTGAGCCGCCGCGTTGGCCACCTGAACACTGACCTCCTGCTGTGCGACAGCTTGCGTTCCTTGCAGGGCTTTCCAACGATCCGCCGTGATCACCGCGAGTTTGTATTTGGCCAACTCTACATTCAAGTTGGCCTGGGCCGCATGGTATTCCGCGTCGAGAGACGGCGTGTTGATCTCAGCCAGGACATCGCCCTGCTTCACCACCGCTCCAAAATCCGTATACCACATTTTGACGTAACCAGAGACCTGAGCGTAAATCGGCGCCTCATACCAGGCCTCGATATTCGCAGGGAGCGTGAGGTCACGCGTCGCCGGACCAGGCAAAACATCGGTCATCTGCACGTCGGGTATGGACGCCTCGGTCGTCTGGCCCTGAAGATGCACGTAATGCAGGCGACGCTGAACGATGCCGACAGCGGCAAGAACGACGGCCACACAGGCAACCAGCCAGAGCACCTTGCGCGACCCGCGTCCATCCGAACCCGAAGGGCTCAACCTCTTATCGGCACTCATTTTGCGTCTCCTTCAACGGGGGAATGGCTGCTGCCACCTTTGGAATGGATCAGAGCGAACACACACGGGACAAAAATCAGGGTTGCCAAAGTTGCAACCAGCAACCCACCCATGACGGCTCGGCCCAGCGGCGCATTCTGCGAATTACTTAGAGACATGGGCAACATACCAATAATCATTGCCGAAGCCGTCATCAAAACGGGACGAATGCGCTCATAACCCGCTTCTATTGCAGCGCGTATTGCATCCCCGTGCTCATCCATCCGTTCACGCGCGAATGACACAACAAGGATAGAGTTCGCCGTCGCTGTACCCATGCACATAATAGCCCCCGTCAACGCAGGAACCGACAACGCCGTGTGGGTAAGAAAGAGGCTCCATGCAATCCCGGCGAGAGCCCCAGGAAGTGCAGTAATGATGATGAATGGATCAACCCACGATTGAAAGTTG
This genomic stretch from Gluconacetobacter diazotrophicus PA1 5 harbors:
- a CDS encoding efflux RND transporter periplasmic adaptor subunit, with protein sequence MSADKRLSPSGSDGRGSRKVLWLVACVAVVLAAVGIVQRRLHYVHLQGQTTEASIPDVQMTDVLPGPATRDLTLPANIEAWYEAPIYAQVSGYVKMWYTDFGAVVKQGDVLAEINTPSLDAEYHAAQANLNVELAKYKLAVITADRWKALQGTQAVAQQEVSVQVANAAAQEARVDAARHAVDRYEALEGFKKIVAPFDGIVTNRFVNVGAYVNAGRGDVTAQGGAAELFSVADVHAMRVFVSVPQDYASVISPKLKVSLSVPQFPGRKFTAKYLTTAAAFNASTRTVTTELTVDNPDRLLWPNSYASAFMQAPGNPDLAIIPESALIFRAQGTQVATVDSGGYAHLVSVTVGNNLGNAVEVLSGVHKGERIIDNPSAGLLEGQKVRIVPPTLGYNVQPQPHAEGTNDNARAMPEEGSAPSEDRK